In the genome of Methylotenera mobilis JLW8, the window ATTTATCATCAACTTAACGTCTGATGCCCCTCCTACGCCTTACGGCAAGCTTAAATCAGCGCCCAATCCGGACTCAGAACTATTACTGCATACCATAGACCTGATACGCGGCATTCACGAAGACCTGGGCAAACTCCAAAATCGCAGCATTCCAGTGAGTGGCAGTATTAATGCTGATGCCAACCATAATGACTACATTGAGTTACTGTCCTATCTCATTACCAACTGGGGTATTGCACCCAAACGTATATTTAACCGCTCCGCCAAAAACGGGGATATCGACATCGCTGTCGGCATTGAAGACATACACAGCATCATCACTGCCGCTAACAGCGACCCTGTAGCGCAAGTCTATCAGGCAACCCCTTCGCACTGGAAAATCCTAAACATCAGCGCAACCGGCATTTCCATCAGGCGCTACCATACCGCACAGAAGAACATCAAAGTCGGCAGCTTAATTGCGCTAAAGGCCAGAAACGAACAGCAGTGGTCAATCGGGCTAGTGAAATGGGCCAACTGTGGCACCAGAGACCGCTTAGACATTGGCGTACAATTGATTGCCCCATATGCAGACAGCGCTTTTGCACAGACCTTCCAACACAGCAGCAATACCAAAGTTCTTAAACTGCCAGAAATCAGCGCGGTGAACCAGGCCGCCACTATTATCGCGCCCAGAGGCACTTATATCCAAGGCCGCCAGCTGACATTCACCTGTAACAAAAAAACCGTACAGGCATCCCTTGAGCGGCTAATAGAGAGAACGCATGACATTGAGCGCATTCAGTTCAACATCATGAATTAAATCTTATTCAGCACAATTAGGCTTCACTAAAACATTTTTTTTCGCTACGATACACATTTTCTAGTATTATTTAGTCATATTCAATTTAAAGGTTTTCCTATGAGCGAACACATCACACACCTTAGCGATGCAAGTTTTGAACAAGATGTTCTACAATCGCAAATCCCAGTTCTTGTAGACTACTGGGCAGAGTGGTGTGGCCCATGCAAAATGATTGCACCAATTCTTGATGAAATTTCAAAAGAATATGCTGGCCGCATCAAAGTTGCTAAACTAAACATTGATGACAACCAACAAACGCCACCTAAATATGGCATTCGTGGCATCCCTACACTCATGCTATTTAAAAATGGCAATGTAGAAGCAACTAAAGTTGGTGCACTATCTAAGTCACAACTTACTGCTTTTATTGACAGCAACATCTAAACCCATTACGCTTAGCATAAATCAAAGGCTTGGTTTTAAACGATTAACGCTTTAAAACCAAGCACCATCCCTTCAGGCAACAAAAACTAAGCCTCTGGCATTTAAATCTAAAGCCTTTAATCACCCTACACACATCTTGTTCTAGCGAGACCCCATGCATTTATCCGACCTCAAACATCTACCTGTTACTGAATTAGTAGAAATGGCTATTGCCAATGAAATCGACAATGCCAGTCGCATGCGTAAACAAGATTTAATTTTTGCCATTTTAAAAAATAAGGCAAAAAAAGGGGAAAGCATTTTTGGTGACGGCACCTTAGAAGTTTTGCAAGATGGGTTTGGCTTTCTCAGATCACCAGACACTTCTTATTTAGCTGGTCCTGATGATATTTACGTTTCACCCTCTCAAATTCGTCGCTTTAACTTACACACTGGTGACAGTATTCAAGGCGAAATCCGCATCCCTAAAGACGGTGAGCGCTATTTTGCTTTAGTTAAAGTTGACATGGTAAATGGCGAAGCGCCAGAAAATACCAAACATAAAATTCTGTTTGAAAACTTAACCCCTTTATTCCCTACCATTCCACTCACTCTGGAACGTGATATCAAAGGTGCTGAAAACATCACTAGCCGCGTTATCGATATGATTGCGCCCATCGGTAAAGGTCAGCGTGGTCTGCTGGTTGCCAGCCCGAAAAGCGGTAAAACGGTGATGATGCAAAATATCGCGCATGCGATTACTGCTAATCACCCTGACGTGATTCTGATTGTATTGTTAATCGACGAGCGCCCTGAAGAGGTGACAGAAATGACACGCTCAGTAAAAGGTGAAGTGGTTGCTTCAACGTTCGATGAGCCAGCAACACGTCACGTACAAGTTGCAGAAATGGTACTGGAAAAAGCCAAACGCTTAGTTGAACATAAAAAAGATGTGGTCATCTTACTAGATTCTATTACACGTTTAGCTCGTGCTTACAACACGGTGATCCCATCGTCAGGCAAGGTATTAACCGGCGGCGTGGATGCCAACGCCCTACAACGCCCTAAACGCTTCTTCGGTGCTGCCAGAAATGTTGAAGAGGGTGGCTCACTCACCATTATCGCTACTGCATTGGTAGATACCGGCTCTCGCATGGATGACGTTATCTATGAGGAGTTTAAAGGTACCGGCAACATGGAAATCCATCTTGACCGCCGCATGGCAGAGAAACGCCAATACCCTGCAATCAACGTGAATAAATCCGGTACACGTCGTGAAGAGTTATTAATCGAAAAAGATGTGTTACAGAAAATCTGGGTACTACGTAAACTACTCTACCCAATGGATGACCTTGAGGCGATGGAGTTCTTGTTGGACAAAATCAAGTCAACTAAAAACAATGCGGATTTTTTTGACAGCATGCGTAGAGGCTAACTCCTTTACTTTAAACAATTATCTTGCGTAGCTGCAGCAATATAAATATAATGCCGAGTTACCGCAAAAATTTGCAACATTATGCCGTATCATTCGGCAAACAATAAGAGGCTATTAACATGAAAGATGGAATTCATCCAAATTACCGCGAAGTCGTATTTCAAGACATTGGTGCTGACTTTAGCTTTATCACACGCTCTACTATCGCTGCTCGTGACACTATCAAGTGGACTGACGGTAAAGAGTACCCATTAGTTAAGATCGAAGTATCTTCAAAATCACACCCGTTCTACACTGGTAAACAAATGATTCTTGATACTGCTGGTCGTGTTGATAAATTCCGTAAAAAATACGGCATGTAATTCAACAATCACGACTCTGCTTGCAGATTATCGTTTATCAAAAGGCAGCTTAGGCTGCCTTTTGTTTTAGTATGTTGTTTATACGAACCACTTGCTCATATAAAATGGGCATACTTCAATGATGCAGATCCCGAGCTAATCCACATGCGCTTCCAACTTGATCATGACTGGCAAGGCAATATGTCTACACCGCGCGCGCGCATCGGTGAGAACACAAAAACACAGCTTCTAATCCTCTTATCTATTATCTGGATTTTTCTAGGTCTGATTGGCCATGCGCCTTGGAAACCGCTAGAAACCACTAGTATTAGCATTATTAAAGATATTCTGGACAACGGCCATATCATTGCACCGTTAGCCGTCAACCAATCACTATTAGATTTGCCGCCGTTATATCACTTATCGGCTGCGGGCAGTGCCCAGCTTTTTAGCTACCTATTTGATATCCATGATGGCGCACGCCTGATTAACGCGCTATGGATGTCAATCACCCTGCTCATGGTGGGCATGACCGGGCGTGAGCTCTGGACGCATGGCGTAGGGCGTTACGCGACATTTATTATGATAGGCACCATCGGCCTTATTTTAAATGCACACAGTCTCAACACTGAGATAGCTATGCTAACCAGCACAGCTACCGGTTTTTACGCACTAGCGCTATCAAAACGCAGGCCGTGGCGTGCAAGCCTACTCTTTGGCGCAGCCATTGCTGTTGGCTTCTTAGCAAAGGGGCTGCTGCCAGCATTGATTTTAACCGGCACCGCATTATCATTAGCGCTCTTATTTAAGAATTGGCGCACCAAGAGCTTTGCCATATTTTTCAGTGCTGCAATGTTAGCGGCACTACCGCTAGTAGCGCTATGGCTAGTACCTTTTGCGCTATATTATCCAGAGTTATTTAGTGCCTGGCTTAAATCTGAACTCCATAGTTTTAACCAATCCTACTTTTCATACTTTTTTAAGATATTAATCTGGTATGCATGGCCAGCATTGCCTTTGGCACTTTGGAGTCTATGGCGTCACCGCATGCAACTACTGAGCAAACCAAGATTTCAGCTCATTATTATATTTTTCTTGATTAGCTTAGCGGCGCTAGGCGCAGGCGCAGATAACAAAGATATCAATGCGCTCACCCTACTCCTACCCTTGGTGGCACTAGGTGCCGGCAGTGTAGATCACCTTAAGCGCGGCGCGGCATCTGCATTAAACTGGTTTGGCATCAGTCTATTTGGCTTGGCCGGCTTTCTAATTTGGTTAGGTTGGTTTGCCATGACTACAGGCTATCCGAGCAGAATTAAAGAGCGCATGCAGTTTCTATCTGGCTCTGATAGCGTGCACTTTAGCATTATCAGCCTTGTGCTCGCGGTTATCATCACCAGCATCTGGTTATTTACCTGCGTCAGGGTGCGCCAAAGCAACCGTGCCACCGTCACCAACTGGGCCGTAGGCATGACATTTGGCTGGGGCCTACTGATGACCTTATGGCTACCATTGATTGACAGCGCAAAGAGCTACAAGCCGGCCTTTACGCAGCTACAGCAAGCCATTGGCAACAACAGTGCATGCATCAAAAGCTTAAATATTGGCCAATCGCAACGCGTATTATTAAACTACTACACCAATCTACACCTAGAGCCTATGGATGCACCGCAGTCTGCTAGCTGCGAGTTTTACCTGATACAAGATGAACGCGGCACGACCAGAATGCAACCCAGTGACGAATGGGCTTTAATTTGGCGCGGCAAACGTACCGCTGACAGAAAAGAAAGCTTTAGGCTGTATCAGCGCCAGCACTAAAGTCTACTTTACTTGTGGGGCTATATCCGGGGCTAATCTGAGAGCAAATATCTCGAGAATAAACACCGCGACAATTAATATCTAGTAAGAAACGCTCACCAATCACATATAGCTATGTGATTGGTATAGCAACGTCTGCGATTGTGGATGCAGACAGGGATGGGAGTTATAACTGTATGTGCGATTTAATCGCCGTTTGCACCGCTTGGTGCAAACCGTTGCCGCCCTGCACATTTACATACTCTGCGATTTGCTTACGCATAGGCAATGCCCAGAAGCTATTAAGATGCTTGGCAATATTCTCTTGCGCTTGGATCTGATTCGGATAAGACTCATAAAAGTCACCGATCTGGTTCGCCATCGAAATTAAACGTTTAATATCCATAGACTTTAGCTTCTCTATTTTTATTGATTCAAAATTCTTTCACCGTGACTATAAGCCACATATCGGCTCTCACGCGCAAAGCCTAACAACGTCAAACCACATTCTTGTGCTACGCGCACCGCTAAGCCGGTAGGTGCTGATACAGCAACAAGCAAACTCACGCCTGCCCTAGCTGTTTTCTGCACCATTTCGAAGCTGGCACGGCTGGTGGTAATAATAAAACCATCATTCGCCAAGCCGGTTTTCACGCGGTTTTTCTCCAGCGCCCCTACCAGCTTATCAAGTGCATTATGTCTGCCCACATCCTCACGCACCATGCTGATGGTGCCGTCTGCCAACACATACGCACTGGCGTGCGTAGCACCAGTCTGCTGCTGCAGCACCTGCGTTGCCTGCATCGCCTGTAACGCGCGTTGAATACTTGTTGCCGCGAATACAGACTGAGACAACAAGCGATCAGGATAGCGCACCGCCTGCTCCAGACTCTCGGAGCCACATAAGCCGCAACCAGTCTTACCCGCCAAGGTGCGGCGCTTCTCTTTTAGCTGCACAAAGCGCTCAGTTGCTATCTCACAGTGCAACTCAATACCATTGTTACGCACCTGAACATCTACATCATAGAGTTCACTTGCCTGCTCAATAATGCCTTCAGATAGCGAAAAACCTAATGCAAAATCTTCCAGGTCCTGCGCGGTAGCCAACATTACAGCATGCGAAACGCCGTTATACACTAAGGCAATAGGCGTTTCTTCTGCCAGACAATCCGAGGCTGTCTGCAATTTCCCATCCTGCCACTGCGTAACCTCGAACTGACTGGTGGATACATCTAATATTAAAGACAGCGTTGACTCCTAATTCACTTTTGCTGCGTCTGCCTTTTTACCGGCAAAAGCAATTTGTGCTTCACTAAAGCTCTTGTAGTGTTTCTGCCAATCAGATAACTGACTGACACGTGACACCTGCACTGCCGTCACCTTAAACTCGGGGCAGTTAGTTGCCCAGTCTGAGTTATCGGTGGTAATCACGTTAGCACCAGATTCAGGGTGGTGGAACGTGGTGTAAACCACGCCAACTTGCACGCGCTCTGTAATTTTAGCGCGCAACACAGTCTCACCCGCACGGCTCACAATCCCAACCCAGTCACCCTCTTTAATGCCGCGCTCTTCTGCGTCATGTGGATGAATTTCCAAGATATCTTCTGGATGCCAAGCAGTGTTATGTGTTCTACGTGTCTGCGCTCCCACATTGTACTGCGACAAAATACGGCCTGTCGTCAGAATCAATGGGAATTTAGCATTCACTTTTTCTGTGCTTGGCACGTAGCGCGTCACAAAGAACTTACCTTTTCCGCGCACAAACTCGTCAATATGCATAATCGGCGTGCCATCAGGATGCTCGTCATCACATGGCCACTGCACACTACCCATTTCATCCAGTTTCTTGAAGCTTACACCACGGAATGTAGGTGTTAAGGCAGCAATTTCATCCATAATTTCTGATGCATGATTATATTGCATTGGGTAGCCCAATGCCTCAGATAGTTTGGTCGTCACTTCCCAATCTTCATAACCATTCTTAGGATGCATCACTCTGCGTACAGGTGAAATACGGCGTTCCGCATTGGTAAATGTACCATTTTTCTCTAAGAATGAAGCACCTGGGAAGAACACGTGCGCAAACATCGCCGTTTCATTCAGGAATAAGTCTTGAACAATCACACACTCCATGTTTTCTAATGCGTGTGTGACGTGCTGCGTATTGGGGTCTGATTGCACAATATCTTCACCTACGCAGTACAAGCCCTTGAAGTTACCCTCGCTCGCCTCATCCAGCATATTGGGAATACGCAAACCGGGCTCTTTACTTAGTGACCGGCCCCAAGCAGATTCAAATAAAGCACGTGTCGCATCATCAGCTACATGGCGGTAA includes:
- a CDS encoding ArnT family glycosyltransferase — its product is MRFQLDHDWQGNMSTPRARIGENTKTQLLILLSIIWIFLGLIGHAPWKPLETTSISIIKDILDNGHIIAPLAVNQSLLDLPPLYHLSAAGSAQLFSYLFDIHDGARLINALWMSITLLMVGMTGRELWTHGVGRYATFIMIGTIGLILNAHSLNTEIAMLTSTATGFYALALSKRRPWRASLLFGAAIAVGFLAKGLLPALILTGTALSLALLFKNWRTKSFAIFFSAAMLAALPLVALWLVPFALYYPELFSAWLKSELHSFNQSYFSYFFKILIWYAWPALPLALWSLWRHRMQLLSKPRFQLIIIFFLISLAALGAGADNKDINALTLLLPLVALGAGSVDHLKRGAASALNWFGISLFGLAGFLIWLGWFAMTTGYPSRIKERMQFLSGSDSVHFSIISLVLAVIITSIWLFTCVRVRQSNRATVTNWAVGMTFGWGLLMTLWLPLIDSAKSYKPAFTQLQQAIGNNSACIKSLNIGQSQRVLLNYYTNLHLEPMDAPQSASCEFYLIQDERGTTRMQPSDEWALIWRGKRTADRKESFRLYQRQH
- the trxA gene encoding thioredoxin TrxA → MSEHITHLSDASFEQDVLQSQIPVLVDYWAEWCGPCKMIAPILDEISKEYAGRIKVAKLNIDDNQQTPPKYGIRGIPTLMLFKNGNVEATKVGALSKSQLTAFIDSNI
- a CDS encoding formate dehydrogenase subunit delta, which encodes MDIKRLISMANQIGDFYESYPNQIQAQENIAKHLNSFWALPMRKQIAEYVNVQGGNGLHQAVQTAIKSHIQL
- the rho gene encoding transcription termination factor Rho; the protein is MHLSDLKHLPVTELVEMAIANEIDNASRMRKQDLIFAILKNKAKKGESIFGDGTLEVLQDGFGFLRSPDTSYLAGPDDIYVSPSQIRRFNLHTGDSIQGEIRIPKDGERYFALVKVDMVNGEAPENTKHKILFENLTPLFPTIPLTLERDIKGAENITSRVIDMIAPIGKGQRGLLVASPKSGKTVMMQNIAHAITANHPDVILIVLLIDERPEEVTEMTRSVKGEVVASTFDEPATRHVQVAEMVLEKAKRLVEHKKDVVILLDSITRLARAYNTVIPSSGKVLTGGVDANALQRPKRFFGAARNVEEGGSLTIIATALVDTGSRMDDVIYEEFKGTGNMEIHLDRRMAEKRQYPAINVNKSGTRREELLIEKDVLQKIWVLRKLLYPMDDLEAMEFLLDKIKSTKNNADFFDSMRRG
- a CDS encoding type B 50S ribosomal protein L31; translation: MKDGIHPNYREVVFQDIGADFSFITRSTIAARDTIKWTDGKEYPLVKIEVSSKSHPFYTGKQMILDTAGRVDKFRKKYGM
- the fdhD gene encoding formate dehydrogenase accessory sulfurtransferase FdhD, with amino-acid sequence MSLILDVSTSQFEVTQWQDGKLQTASDCLAEETPIALVYNGVSHAVMLATAQDLEDFALGFSLSEGIIEQASELYDVDVQVRNNGIELHCEIATERFVQLKEKRRTLAGKTGCGLCGSESLEQAVRYPDRLLSQSVFAATSIQRALQAMQATQVLQQQTGATHASAYVLADGTISMVREDVGRHNALDKLVGALEKNRVKTGLANDGFIITTSRASFEMVQKTARAGVSLLVAVSAPTGLAVRVAQECGLTLLGFARESRYVAYSHGERILNQ